The proteins below come from a single Alnus glutinosa chromosome 9, dhAlnGlut1.1, whole genome shotgun sequence genomic window:
- the LOC133878122 gene encoding ras-related protein RABE1c — MAAPPARARADYDYLIKLLLIGDSGVGKSCLLLRFSDGSFTTSFITTIGIDFKIRTIELDGKRIKLQIWDTAGQERFRTITTAYYRGAMGILLVYDVTDESSFNNIRNWIRNIEQHASDNVNKILVGNKADMDESKRAVPTSKGQALADEYGIKFFETSAKTNLNVEQVFFSIARDIKQRLADTDSRAEPTTIRINQADQGAGAGQATQKSACCGS, encoded by the exons ATGGCTGCTCCACCGGCAAGGGCTCGGGCCGATTACGATTACCTCATAAAGCTCCTACTGATCGGCGACAGCG GTGTTGGTAAGAGTTGCCTTCTTTTACGTTTCTCAGATGGTTCCTTCACCACAAGTTTTATCACCACCATTGG TATTGATTTTAAGATAAGAACCATTGAGCTTGATGGAAAACGGATCAAACTACAAATTTGGGACACAGCTGGTCAGGAGCGGTTCCGAACAATCACAACtg CTTACTATCGTGGAGCAATGGGCATTTTGCTGGTctatgatgtgactgatgaatCATCTTTCAACA ACATTAGAAATTGGATTCGCAACATTGAACAGCATGCTTCAGATAATGTTAACAAGATACTGGTTGGCAACAAGGCTGACATGGATGAAAGCAAGAGG GCTGTGCCTACCTCCAAGGGCCAAGCACTTGCTGATGAGTATGGTATCAAATTCTTTGAAACT AGTGCAAAGACAAATCTAAATGTGGAGCAAGTTTTCTTTTCGATAGCAAGGGATATAAAGCAAAGACTTGCAGACACCGACTCGAGGGCCGAG CCTACAACCATCAGGATCAATCAAGCAGATCAAGGAGCTGGAGCTGGCCAAGCTACCCAAAAGTCGGCTTGCTGTGGCTCTTAA
- the LOC133877798 gene encoding small ribosomal subunit protein uS8z/uS8w: protein MVRISVLNDALKSMYNAEKRGKRQVMIRPSSKVIIKFLLVMQKHGYIGEFEYVDDHRSGKIVVELNGRLNKCGVISPRFDVGVKEIEGWTARLLPSRQFGYIVLTTSAGIMDHEEARRKNVGGKVLGFFY from the exons ATGGTGAGAATCAGTGTGTTGAATGACGCTCTCAAGAGCATGTACAATGCCGAGAAGAGGGGGAAGCGGCAGGTCATGATCAGGCCGTCCTCCAAAGTGATCATCAAGTTTCTTCTGGTCATGCAGAAGCATG GTTACATTGGGGAGTTTGAGTATGTTGACGATCACAGATCTGGAAAAATTGTGGTTGAATTGAATGGAAGGCTGAACAAGTGCGGGGTTATAAGTCCTCGATTTGATGTTGGTGTTAAAGAGATCGAAGGCTGGACTGCCAGGCTGCTTCCGTCAAGACAG TTTGGATATATTGTGCTGACCACGTCCGCCGGAATCATGGATCATGAAGAAGCAAGGAGGAAGAACGTCGGTGGCAAAGTACTTGGGTTCTTTTACTAA